One Primulina eburnea isolate SZY01 chromosome 4, ASM2296580v1, whole genome shotgun sequence genomic window, cagtaatagaaaagactccagatctatccacgtcgatatggtatcgatcaccagtaatagaagaagctctgtttctatccacatcggtatagtctcgatcaccagtaatagaagaaactctgattctattcacatcgatatgacatcgatcaacagtaatagaagaagttataattctatccacatcgatacattACCGATCagcagtaatagaaggagctataattctatccacatcgatagccaattatccggtgacagactatggcactaccgccaacacactatctcatgacatcgtgcaatgtgcctgtggcgatcccaccactattaggcacttctgtcatcagattactcgactaatacctcctgtctatatatcaagagaacaagtaatctgatacctgctatctatatatcaagagaacaagtatatcaatcaaatatatgcaaatatcaatgcaataaattaaagtatgtgatttagggaaactcaagtctaaaccgactcaagtcgatctcccaatacacattgacttatacctttcgtttgtagtgtTGCTCTGGAAttcaaactctgtcaatccctcaatctggcaatggcaATGTCAATGATaacatatcaatataccgttcaaatcgataccaatctgatcaatacttcaaaatcaacggtataaccgcATAATCCCGATATCCCGGTTGACTCAGATAATAATTTCCTCAACTAATAATCAATACCAATATactctgatatcatatctcagttAATTagcttcagaaaatcataacaatttcataatcagtccgtttcttaatctgacttcgattctacaatgtctagCATGCCAAGAacgtcatatatgaattctattcaattctgaaaatatcataatttcaagacgtgtcaaaacgtagtaaaacttacgtccagttgtatcctacgttgctaggaactcggtaccgaagttggattcaaaatcagacagacgaattttgcacaaaaggcgtaaggatttttcactcttttctcGAAACCTTTTCTCAATTTCTGGCGTAAAATTCTGAAGGAAACGAATGgttcaacatatatatatatatatatatatatatatatatatatatatatatatatatatatatatattgcatgtaattgATACGTGTCTCCCTCAAATTTCATCCAAagcttctcgcgcatatgcgcgcactgtcttcgcgcatatgcgcgagaccattGTCTCGGCGCGTGTTTGCACATcgcctcacgcatatgcgcgtccaccCTCCACGCagatgcgcgaggtcctctggacatctcgcgcatgtgcgcgcacccaagtcgcgcatgtgcgcccaacaTTCTGTCTCGGCAATCTTGCTACTGGCctcctcgtgcatatgcgcgccatcacTCCGCACAAATGCGCGAAGTCTTCTGTccactccgcgcatgtgcgtgcatcCGGTCACGCATGTGCGTGGATGCTGCTGTCAAAAAAGGTATCGATCATATGAGTATGATATATAACCCAATGACACTCTGGTCAAAAAAGGTAAACTGTTTAATTTATCATAAGGATGCATGATGGgccttttattaaaaaaaaatcgatcaTTTGAGTTTGATATATAGGTTGAAACCTTGCGTTGGAGCTATATGCCTTTAAGAACAGACTCAATATGTATAACAATCTCGCATACCATAATTACAGTAAAATGatattattagtattttaaaaaattggagTAGTTAAAACTAAGTTTTGAGCGGATGGGTAGTAAAAAAAAAGTTGAAAGGGgagttggatatttttaaataagttGCCCATAAATTATTAGGTCTCGAGagttgttaaaaaataaaaatattatttttttatttcggaTAACACGTTAGCAATGAGTCATGTTGCATAAATTGGATAAAATATTATTTGTCTACACGTCAGCCATGATGTGGGGTCGTCTCGTAATTTTCCGTACTCTCACAACCAATTACTAAAGCAAAGCAGTACCGTGGCCATCCCGTGTCATATCCCCCATTTTGCCCTCTCCGATGCCTCCCCCGCAACCTCCGCCACCGCGGCCTATGCCGCTGTTTGTTCCACCACTCTCCTTAGGCACTTCCTCCCCCACCGCCACCTCTACTGCCTCCTCTTCAGCTGCTTCTACTTCTCCATCGTCGTCTGCTTCATCGAACATTTCAGATTACCTCTGGACCACCCTTCTAATTGGTCTCTCTAAGGCAGCTGCTCGGTCGACGGCTCCGTCGCTTGTTTTACCAGGCGACGCCGAAGTGCTTCGTGAGGCTCCGACTTGCCAGGCTGCTGATGTTAAGCTTAATTACCGTCCAGTTATTGGAATCCTCAGCCACCCAGGGGATGGCGCCTCTGGTCGCCTCAATGAAGCCAGTAATGCCTCTTATATTGCTGCATCTTACGTCAAGTTCGTTGAATCCGCTGGTGCTCGGGTCATTCCACTTATTTATAACGAACCGAAGGATATTCTTTACAAAGTAATTTAACTTCTCTCTCGTTGTCCTTACTTTCTGAATCGAGGTTTGCTGGATGTTATTGTTTCTTTGATTGGTCGATAGTCTTATTTTATCATCCGTCTTAATCATTTAAACTATTTGGTTGCTGCTCTATCGGATTGATTATGGGAAATTCTTCGTATACTTTTTTTTCGAGATTAcaaaaagttttttttaaaaaaacgatTTTTTTTGGGTCACCCACCATGTTCATGTTTTGCTTAGAAAATCAAGATTGAAAAGTATGGTTGAGTATTTATGACGAGGATATTTTGTCATTTGTCGTGTAGACTTCATTTGATGGATGTTGTAGattcttttttaatttatgtCCAGTTTTTCTTTCCACCATCCTTATATTGGCGATTCTCAGCTTTATGTAATTGTCACACCGTTGGTTGACGTGTTGATTCTACGGAAATGAGGAAATCCTTAGTACTCAAAGTTGCTCCAATGAAATCTATATAAAGGTGATGGTTCATTTGATATTGATGAAGTTATGCTTCATAGTCAAAATATCATGTCAATCAATGGCATAACAATGAATTTGTTAGCTACCTATAAGTTTCACTTTCGTGATGCATTCACATAGTAGTAATACTATCATGCTCCATGTCTTGATATGtctttatttttgtaattgAAATTGCAGAAACTCAATTTGGTTAATGGAGTGCTTTTTACAGGAGGATGGGCAAAAGATGGTATTTACTTTGAGGTTGCGGAATTGATTTTTAAGGTACACGATAAAATGACCATCTCAAGGATCAATTATGAAATTGACACTTTCTCTGCAACCTTTCTACGTGTCAGTAAAATGTAAATGAGAAGGCCGTCTCTTTAATTCTTCAGCACATAAAATGTTTCTTGTCAAGATCCATGTATTTATTGGAATATGATTGTGCTACGTTATCTACTCTCTCTCTGACAGGTTCTTCCATAAGTATCTTTTATTCTTTTGTACATTAAGCAGAATGATTTTGGAGAGATATTCAGTTTGCTACAGTGTGTTCCTACCTTAGTTAATCTAATTAAAATAGAATTCTGACTTTTAGTCATAATCACGTTCGAGCATAATCCAGCAATCATTCAAGCATGTCTTCAGCCATCACCATGATCTCCTCTTATCACCTGTCAGCTGCATTCTCTCCACTTAATCATCAATCAGTAACTACTTCTCCCATAGGTCTTCAATTGTAACAGATATCTGTCAACAAATCAAGTTTATAGATATCGCTTGCTTGTTTTCTGGGTGCTCGCAAAATTACATGCTATGAAGCATATGCTTAGATAGGCAAAGATATTTTTGAAGCTTTAGGGCACGATATAGCCATAACTAGCTAGGTCTCTCTTGTGTAGTTCTGTATCATAAAAGAGATGCTGTGAAAATCATCACGATAACAACTTTTTGCTTATTCCTTTTGCAGATAGTTCTAAGGAAGAATGATGCTGGAGATCATTTCCCTTTGCTTGCCATCTGCTTAGGTTTTGAACTGTTAACAATGATTGTCAGCAAGGTGAGTTGTCGAGGTTCATGCACATGAATTTACATCTCGTTACGGTGACCTCTCATCATTGGAAATATTTCCCACCCCTACTAGAAGAGGAGGAAAATGAtggaaagaaaggaaaaaacTACTATTGGAAGATGCCAGCGGaacttatttatttcatttgatTGTCCGAAAAAATACAGTGTTTGCTTGGGATGGGAAATCACTGATTTAATAAACAAGTCCTCTTTTAGGTGGAAGAACAATATACCTTTTCTCATAAGTGTGGCACTggtttctctctctctctgccTATCAGACAATATATTGTGAATTCGTGTTATTAAATTTCTGCTTTAATGTTTCCAGTTTCCAGTATTTTCTTTTTATCTTCAACCTACACTTTTGCCACATCTTATCTTTAAGTTGATTCTCATAAACTCTTTTGGTGTTGATGATCTCATAAACTATGATGTGATTTTCTAGTTTATTTTCTGCTTCATCCAGCTTCTATTGGATTTAATTAGGAATTGTTGATGATCTCATAAATTTTTATGTGATTTTCTAGTTTAAGTTATAAGTTATCCAGCTTCAAGTTGATTTAATTAGATTCCTGTATGTTGATCTCTGGCGTTTCAATATTTGGTTACAGGATAATCGAGTCCTTGAAGAATTTAATGCTGCAAGTCATGCTTCTACGTTGCAGTTTGTTAAAAGTATAGATATAAATGAAACTGTATTTCAAAGGTACTAATTATTGCTTGTACCCAATCTTTTTATATTTCAGTTCCCAAGAAACATAAACATTGAccaaaaaagtattactttccACTTTTAACTTGAGTAAAAGGTTGTTTGCCAATTTAGTGATATTTTAGTTACCTGGAATGAAAGCATGAAAGCATAATGTTAAAGCAAAACCTGAAGTTACTGTTAAGATTTATTCAACGTAATTTTGGCATGAACTGCCAAACTCTTTACATCCTTAAACTGTGAATTTTCAATCTTAAACATTGAGTATTTTGTTACCTTATCATCTGAATCCTGAAATTCATTAGTTTTTATGCAAGAAGAGAACTAATTTACTTGTAGTTGGCAATGGAAAATATCGAGACGCTATTGCGTTAGTTGTTTAATGTCAGAGGAAAAATAATGACATCACAGGCTAAAACAATTGAAATGGTTGAATACAAGTACATGTCTCTCTGAACTATAGAAAATCACGTGTGAAAAGTTAAAGTTGTTTGGAATGGATTGAAAAGGTCCCATTTAATAATTCTTCCTGATACCAGAGAACAATGCACATATTTGACGGTCAAAATTTGTTGTTGAATTTGAAGGTCCGGAATGCTTTGGCTTGCTTAGGATATTTCTAATGTATAAGAGACAACTTGCTCATTGAACTGTTGTGAACTTTGTTTTCTTGATCGCAGCAGAGCAGAGGTCATGTGAATTttcgaataattttttttttttggatcaaTAATTTCCCACTATTTAGTCCACTGAATCCTGATTGTTATCCTCATCTTAAAGATGCACAAATTATATTAACGTCCATCACATTTACTCCATTTTAACCTCAATAGTTTTATTATCAAAATGCTCGTTTGCGTTCCTCCTCAAGTGTCAACATCAGATATTATATTACAACCTGATTCTCGACGActtaaatttttatatgatgTTAGAAGAAACAAAATCAATGTATATTGAGGTCCGCTACTTCCTATTAGATTAGTCTGTTTCTCGTGTGCATCAAAGTCCATGTTCCATGTCGTGCTTTTCTATGTAGATCCTCAATTTCTTCCGCATTCCGCTGTTTATTTATATTTGTTTTCCATATTACACTTATTTGTAACTTCATATTTGAGTTGAGTGGAATGATTGCTGGATGAATTTACGTAGTTTTTAATACGTGCTTACCATTGGATATCTTGAGTGTTTTATTTATCTTCCGTGGTTTACATTGATGCCTGAAATATGGGAAATATGGCATTGTTAGATGTGAATTTATTTTCCACATCACTCTTATGCTTTGAACTCCAATGACAATCACATCAAGGGTTTTGGTGACCAAAAGAACTTACTTACGTTTTTGTAGGTTTCCTCCAGTGTTGCTGAAAAAGCTAAGTACGGAATGCCTTATAATGCAGCATCATTGTGTAAGTGGTCTGTCCTGCCCATGATCAAGTGACTTTAAATTTATCCATCAGTAATAGGTTTGCAGATGTATCATCTTCTCTAGACGACTGACAACACAGTAATGCATTGGAAATCAATCCCCAATAGTAGTTTACTTCAAATTTAAACTCATGAACCGTTCCAGCATGGAATATAATTTATGAATTAACGGATGTTGGTGGTTTTGTTATTTGGGTGACTGAAATTATTCGTACTGGTGATTAGCAGGTGTAGTACACAACTGAAATATAAGATAGCTGTCATCTACCTGTATTAGTCGGAGCTAACAGTTGCGTACTTTGTATTCATAGTATTTAGGACTGCAAATGGAACAATGTCTTACTTTTTTAAATTTATCAGTGACCAATTTTTGGATTCATGAATTTTACCAAATTAACTTCATACGGCCAATTTATATATCATAGAAATGCAGAAgaccaaattattttgttctttTCTGATTCTAATATTCCTCATGCTACAGTATGGAATATCACCAGAAAggtttcaaaataataaaaagttgTGCAACTTTTTCGAGATCTTGACAACTAGTGCGGATAAGGATAATAAGGTATTGAGGAATTTTCCTCTGTTGCTTCTTTAATTTTAGATTCTATTTCCTGCAGAGTTGTGGCATTTAGAAGGCTGTTAGTTTTACTTTTAATTACCCTAAGATTAATGTATGTCAGGTCTGTGTCTCAACAGTTATGGCACGCAGATACCCTGTAACTGCTTTCCAGTGGCACCCGGAGGTACTATAACCCATTTTTTGTGAATTAAACATTTTTTACTTTATCCAGAAGGTGCATAATCTCACCCGTTTCCtgtgaatttaaaattttcatttttatgcaGAAGGTGCATATTCTCTACCCTAAATCATTGCATTGTGATTATGTAGGGTTCTATATAGTTGCATTTCACACCTTACTTCATTCCTTCTTTATGATGGACAGCGATAACCTATAACGACACATGGGAACCTGAAAAAGCACCAATGCATGTCTTCTTTTTGAAGAACCAAGCTAAGTTGTGATGATTATTGGGAGGGAGGAGGATGGGTGAAAGTTAAGCTAATAGAACCTCGGGGGACAAACTTTCCTTTCATTCAAAAATTGTGATGAAAGATCTTAACATGGGATGAGTGAGGCTTACGGGATAAGCTTCAATTTGTAGGATAATGACGTTTTGTGTCGATTCTATGCTGAAACAGTTCTCTCGATATCTCTAGAGAGTCTTAAGAGATCTTATATTCGAGAATTGATTCTGTTGGCAAAACAAACAATATATGAACACCAGAGTGTTTTCAACATCCATCTTGATACTCCTCTCATTCCAAATTGTATGATAGGCACTTGCAAATGCACACATCAATATATAAACATTGAAAATTTTTGGTTTTGGAATACAAATATATGACTCTCTACTGCAGAAAAATGCTTTTGAATGGGGCATACCAACAATTCCGCACTCGGAAGATGCTGTTCAAGTGACTCAACAAGTTGCAAACTTTTTTGTCCGGTAAAACTTCAGCTTGATATCGTATGAATTTGCAGTGAGTATAGCTTTGGTCTGGCTCATTATCAAGATGGTCATTATTATTGACATGTTAATTGTGTTGGATGCTTGGTATCATGTAAATTTGAAGTGGATATGGTGAAATTCTGTCTCTGTTATCAATCACGGTGATTTTTGGTTTTTCTTAATGCTTTATAACAGTTATGGATTTTATATGATTATAGtcatatttttaaatgtaaAAAATTTAGTATCAAATTCTGTTTGAAACACGCCGTGCAACATCACATGCTTCGTTCCTTTTAAAGAGTTGATCCAATTCAAATCTTTAAAATCTTATGGTTTCTTAAGTGTAGCTTTAACCAGGAATTTAGTACTCAAGTATTTCCGTTCTTTTTGAAATAGTTCAATCATTTCCAATTTCAAGTAATTCATCTTACTTGTCTTTATACAAGTACATGCTTgcatatataatttacttttatcCTGCCTTCTTGATTTATAAGAAGCTGCCAATATAATGACTGTTTATCTTTGTCTCCTTGAAATCTTTTCCTCAGGGAGGCTAGGAAGTCCTTGAATCGACCATCTGCTCGAAAAATACTTGACAACCTTATATATAATTACAGTCCCACGTATTGTGGAAAGGCTGGGTAAATAAATGTCCTATGTTTCGTCTTTATCATTTACTCATTTCTTAGTTTCTTTTCTGGACGACGGCTCGTCTTTTTGCCTCTGTGGTTCATATTTGTTGTAATTTGACCATCAAATAACTTTGTTtccttgtttttttttcttcttatttttccaGGAGGGGGTTTGATGAGGTTTACATTTTCACCTAGAATCCCTGAACTTTGAACTGCCATTGATGCATAGATTTCGATGCCACAAAAGTTTAGCAAACTGTGAACATTGCAAATTGCTCATCATTTAAGTTATTGTGAGCTGCAGACGCAAGATCCACAACACTTCGAGTGCATGTCTGCCTTAAGCTCTGCTAACATGTAATGTATATATCTGCCatttgtccaaatgtgaataaTGCCCTGACATTGAGTTAATCCATTATTTTTGTTACTACTTCAAACTGTTTATTACGGTACATAGAGAATGCCATTGACAGATGTAGGATCAAGATAtatagaacttgtgaaagacgAGTTCTAAAATCTTGTCCTTCAATTTTTCAATGGTCATTCTCTGAATCGCCTGTACCTGTAGATTGTCGATGATCTTATCAGCTTCCGGCACGTACTGAATGCCATAAGTGAAGTACAGGAATGCTGTTTCTGTCATAAATCAGCAATGACATCACAGAAACCTTGTGGTTAGGCAAGAAATGCATACTCCTTCAAACATGAATATCGCTTGGTATATACCGGAGTTTTCTCGTGTTTTCTTTCGTCTAGTGCCTTGCGCCGCGTCGGCCAACCCATTGTATCTTAAAAGACAACATTTACATATCTCGCTAGTTGCAACTCCATGTATCCTATATCGTCTTGTCAGATCAAGAATACAATCAGGAAGGATCAGATCTCAGTTGTGCTGAATGTACCAAGCATTGATTAAACGATGCTGTCAGCGTGCGCTAAAATCAATCCATAAATTTCCACATGCCACAGAAGCAAATCATAATGAAATATGAGTCCTCAATGAAACAATCGATGCCACTCAATTCACATTTCATTTTATATAAAATGTGTAAAACTTGAGGTCGTATGATACCTTTCAGTGAAATTTTTGATTGGCTAAGCTGTTAACTGTTCAGTTGCAAACTATATAATTtcgaaaaataattaataactaGCTAATCAATTAAttgtattatttaattaaaaaaaccaAATCAATGGAAATTTGAAACACTAATAGTGCAAAGACTTTTAGATTCCCAAACACTTTACAAACCCTACCCCAAAGATTAAAAAGTACATTAATATTTTCCACCCTTACAAGCTCAACTAAGGCTTAAACATTCAAATACAGGCATCTAAAAGCAAAGAAAGTTAAATTTTTAGAGATGCAAAACTAGAATGCTTACAAATTCAGAACAAGAACTTACCTGGTCTACATTCAAAGACACATCTATAATACAAGTATTGAAGTTCAAAACCTAAATGGAAATAAGTTCAAAGTGTAGCTTGGTGTGTAGTGCCTTTATGTGATGGCAAACTGTTACTGTAGCCATAGATCATGGTGTATGGAATTTTTCAACATTCGGGAGATATATGAAAATAGTTTTTCGACTACTAACAACCTGAAAAATCCATTTGTGTAAATGAAACACACACTTAATTTTATCACAAAAACACTTCTTACCTTGAATCCTCtgtcttttaaaatttgttgGATTTCACCTGAATTAACTcgattgatttgatttttgagacgatttgataaatgaattttaaataacatttgTATTGATTGTCTTTGATTTCATcacaattattattaaaattgcaAGTTTGATATGAAGTCACTTCAATTTTAACAATCTAAACAAATATTAGATTTGAAATCCATTAATCTTAAGCACCTCCCACGTGTCTATATGAATTAGAAATCCATAGGATAGAGTGGAAGGTAGGTTTGTACACTCCGATCCCATTTTTGTTTTAGAAGGATATTTACTAATTAaagtataaaataaataattagtttatttaaacaATGAAGCTAACATGCAAaacgaaatttaaaaaaaaaaatcaatcaaaatatAAGGAAATTTGATTTTGCCATAGAATAAATCTTGTCTTTTCCAAACTATTAATTTAAATTCATTCACTAGTTCTAAAAATATAAGTAAATTTGATGTTTGCTCAATCACATCTTATATAActagtaaaatatattttaaaattgatcGAATTTTAACGTTAAAAAAATCAAGGACTGAATATATATTGTATCTAATTATTCTCCGATGCAATCAATTATAGTATTTTCAGtttcatatatataaaaaattagtaTTGTCTAACTGCTTAATTTATAGATGAGTACAAAATTCAAAGATAgatttaaatgaaaattttaggAAGTGTTTGAGCCTCTAAAAGAGTGATTTTTCAGCTTTCATATGTAAATTTTACACGAAAGTTgaagaataatattttatagATGAAGCAAACAATCTCTTTAAGCAGAGTATGCTAATTTGCTTGCTTTCTGCAAGCAGAATTTTGTAAACTAGCACATTAAAAGTAAACTTCCCGTCTACCATCATAAAATAACCCAGCTTCATCAGTACTGACAGTTGAAGTTCTAACAACTGGAAACAGAatcttgaaaacaaaacaaactgAGCTAACTTGCATAAACTAATGATGAACAAACAGTTACTTGACGGGAGTTTTTCTGTTTGGTTCAAAAACGTTCTTGATCAGCGACTCCTTGATCAATAGCAACTCTGGAAACTCATTTTTTAACTTGGAAGCATCCATCTCATTATTACTTCTAGGAGCAACGATCACCCTGGCTTGCTCTTCGAGTGTGAAGTTGGTCCATGTGAAATCCAGATCCATATATTCCTTGTACATCTCCAAGATTTCGTTGTGGCTCACAACGCCAGGGTTAGTGAAGTTCCATATGCCTCTGAGGTTTCGCTTCGCCATTTCAATGGACAATGGAAGAAGCTCATCCAAGATTGTCATGCTGTTGGGAATGTTGACTACCTTATTGTATCGAGAAATCTTGGTAATGAAATTTCGTGGATTGTTCAGGTCTGAAGAGATTGGCATTCTCACTCTAAGTGTGCAGACATTGTCATATTCTTTCAAGAGCTCTTCGACCTTAAGAAAACAAATAGATGACCGTGTGTAAGTGAATTTGATTGCTAATTGTGACTGAGAAAAAGGAAATTGCTTCTACAAGAGACTTTTGATAGAAGAAGGAAGAAAATTACCATGGCTTTGGTCTTTGAATAGAAAGAACCAGTAAAATTTGGCTTGTCTTCCTCTTTGAACCCAATGCCTGAACCTTCGGGATGAGCAGCATCATATTCAAATATACACCCAGTGGCGAAGTTCATCATTAGGAGTCCATGCTCTCTGCATACATCTGCCAAAGTCAGCGTACCGGCAACATTTGTACGAATTGTTTCGGTCTTGTGAGTTTCACACCAATCAACATTCGGCCTACCAGTTACACCAGCAGCATTAAAAACATGCGTCGGCTTCACAGTGAGAATGTCAGCCAAAAGCTGTGATCGATCCTGGAGACGCCCCTTTCCATATTCATATGGAATATTCTGTTTGTCACATAATTT contains:
- the LOC140830867 gene encoding gamma-glutamyl hydrolase 2-like isoform X2, which codes for MPPPQPPPPRPMPLFVPPLSLGTSSPTATSTASSSAASTSPSSSASSNISDYLWTTLLIGLSKAAARSTAPSLVLPGDAEVLREAPTCQAADVKLNYRPVIGILSHPGDGASGRLNEASNASYIAASYVKFVESAGARVIPLIYNEPKDILYKKLNLVNGVLFTGGWAKDGIYFEVAELIFKIVLRKNDAGDHFPLLAICLGFELLTMIVSKDNRVLEEFNAASHASTLQFVKSIDINETVFQRFPPVLLKKLSTECLIMQHHCYGISPERFQNNKKLCNFFEILTTSADKDNKVCVSTVMARRYPVTAFQWHPEKNAFEWGIPTIPHSEDAVQVTQQVANFFVREARKSLNRPSARKILDNLIYNYSPTYCGKAG
- the LOC140830867 gene encoding gamma-glutamyl hydrolase 2-like isoform X1, translating into MPPPQPPPPRPMPLFVPPLSLGTSSPTATSTASSSAASTSPSSSASSNISDYLWTTLLIGLSKAAARSTAPSLVLPGDAEVLREAPTCQAADVKLNYRPVIGILSHPGDGASGRLNEASNASYIAASYVKFVESAGARVIPLIYNEPKDILYKKLNLVNGVLFTGGWAKDGIYFEVAELIFKIVLRKNDAGDHFPLLAICLGFELLTMIVSKDNRVLEEFNAASHASTLQFVKSIDINETVFQRFPPVLLKKLSTECLIMQHHCYGISPERFQNNKKLCNFFEILTTSADKDNKVCVSTVMARRYPVTAFQWHPEKNAFEWGIPTIPHSEDAVQVTQQVANFFVREARKSLNRPSARKILDNLIYNYSPTYCGKAGRGFDEVYIFT